TCTCTGCCGTCAACTGCCGATTCAAAGATATGTTGTCGAAAGGGCTGTATGACCAATGCATTGAATTCTACAAGGAGGAAGTCCATCCCCATGATAGTGGAcgctcctctcttctccttcttccttcagTCATTAAAGCCTCTGCTTGCTCCCAAAGCTACCATTTCGGTCTTCAGCTTCACTGCCTCGTCCTCAAAACCGGCTCCCATGCCCACCCTGTCGTCTCCAATTCCCTCATCTCCATGTACGCCAAGTTCTCGGAGGCCCACACTGCACGTCAAGTGTTCGACGCAATGCCTCAACAGGACGTCATCTCCTGGAATTCCTTGATCAATTGCTATGCCCAAAATGGGTATTGTGCCCGAGCGTTGGAAATGTTTGAGGAAGCGCGCGCGCGCGGTTTCGTGCCAAAGCCCGAGCTGATTGCTAGCCTTCTATCAGTTTCCTCCCAATACGGAGACTTGAGATTAGGAAAAGCAATTCATGCTGTCATTACAATCGACGAAAGGATAGAGAAGGAGTCCATCTTCTTGTCGACGGCTCTTCTTGACATGTATTTGAGGATCCATGGTGATCTGGAGATGGCTTCTTGTGTTTTTGATCAAATGAAGGAGAAGAACGGGGTTTCGTGGACTGTCATGGTTTCGGGATGCACAGCCAGTCAGAATTACGGCATGGCACTTGATTGCTTTCGAACAATGCAGGTTGAAGGGTTTAAACCCAACCGAGTATCGCTAATTGCAGTTTTGCCAGCCTGTGCCGAGTTGGGCTCTGTTAAGCATGGGAAAGAGATTCATGGCTACAGTTTGCGTCATGGTTGTGATTCAGAATTTCGGTTTTCATCAGCCCTGATACATGCATATTCCCACTTTCCCGAAACATTGCGTCATGCCAAGCTAATTTTTGAAAGATCTACAACAAAAGATGTTATAATGTGGAGTTCACTTATCAGAGGCTACTCTCAAGGAGGGAATGGTCACGAAGCAATGAGGCTTTTCCACAAGATGAGAATGGAGGGAATTGAACCAAACTCCATAACTCTGCTGGCCATAATTTTAGCCTGCACTGATCTGTCGTATCTAAGTTATGGACGCGGAGTCCATGGCCATGGCTTAAAATCCGGTCTATATTCTGATGTTTTTTTTGGAAATTCTCTTATAGATATGTATGCAAAATGTGGTTTTCTCATGGATTCTCACCAAATCTTTAAAGAGATGCATGTGAAAGATGCTACTTCATGGACTGCACTGATCAGTGGATATGGCTTTCATGGTTGTGGGGATGAAGCTTTGCACTTCTTTCATGAGATGCAGGGGAGAGGAATGGAGCCAGACACAATTACATTCCTCGCCATTCTATCGGCTTGCAACCACAGTGGACTTGTAGAAGAGGCACAAAAGCTCTTTTATGATGCTATGAGAGATGGTAAAATACCACTAAATACAAAGCATTACGCTTGCCTTATAGATCTCCTAGGAAGGTCAGGGAAGCTTGAGGACGCTTGTGAGATCTTGAGAACAATGCCAATGGAACCAAGCGTGAGAATTTGTAGCTCTTTGGTTTCAGCTTGTAAGATTCATGGAAGATTGGAACTTGCTGAAAAGCTAGCACATTG
This region of Malania oleifera isolate guangnan ecotype guangnan chromosome 10, ASM2987363v1, whole genome shotgun sequence genomic DNA includes:
- the LOC131166010 gene encoding pentatricopeptide repeat-containing protein At4g31070, mitochondrial, yielding MLSKGLYDQCIEFYKEEVHPHDSGRSSLLLLPSVIKASACSQSYHFGLQLHCLVLKTGSHAHPVVSNSLISMYAKFSEAHTARQVFDAMPQQDVISWNSLINCYAQNGYCARALEMFEEARARGFVPKPELIASLLSVSSQYGDLRLGKAIHAVITIDERIEKESIFLSTALLDMYLRIHGDLEMASCVFDQMKEKNGVSWTVMVSGCTASQNYGMALDCFRTMQVEGFKPNRVSLIAVLPACAELGSVKHGKEIHGYSLRHGCDSEFRFSSALIHAYSHFPETLRHAKLIFERSTTKDVIMWSSLIRGYSQGGNGHEAMRLFHKMRMEGIEPNSITLLAIILACTDLSYLSYGRGVHGHGLKSGLYSDVFFGNSLIDMYAKCGFLMDSHQIFKEMHVKDATSWTALISGYGFHGCGDEALHFFHEMQGRGMEPDTITFLAILSACNHSGLVEEAQKLFYDAMRDGKIPLNTKHYACLIDLLGRSGKLEDACEILRTMPMEPSVRICSSLVSACKIHGRLELAEKLAHCLIKSEPENAANHTLLSMVYADSGNWLGVEEVRRLMKTRGLKKGYGFSRIELKDESLK